In Herbaspirillum seropedicae, a single window of DNA contains:
- a CDS encoding ABC transporter ATP-binding protein gives MSASGNKQPILQVEDLAVAYGHIEAVKGISLSLNEGEITALVGANGAGKSTSLLAISGLVKAQRGRVLLHGQDLLQMSPHRIVESGVVQVAEGRATLTTLTVEENLALGAYTRKDKDGVARDLEWVYSLFPVLKNRAAGLAGNLSGGEQQMLAIGRALMAKPKVLLLDEPSMGLAPLIIQEIFRIVQEINKTGMTVLLVEQNVRQALRIAQRGYVLETGKIVLEDSGANLLGNPKVVEAYLGG, from the coding sequence ATGAGCGCCAGCGGTAACAAGCAACCCATCCTGCAGGTCGAGGACCTGGCCGTGGCCTATGGCCACATCGAAGCGGTCAAGGGCATCAGCCTGTCGCTGAACGAAGGCGAGATCACCGCGCTGGTCGGCGCCAATGGCGCGGGCAAGAGCACGTCTCTGTTGGCCATCTCCGGCCTGGTGAAGGCGCAGCGCGGGCGCGTGCTGCTCCACGGGCAAGACCTGCTGCAGATGTCGCCGCACCGCATCGTCGAATCCGGCGTGGTGCAAGTGGCCGAAGGCCGCGCCACGCTGACCACGCTGACCGTGGAAGAAAACCTGGCCTTGGGCGCTTACACGCGCAAGGACAAGGACGGCGTGGCGCGCGATCTGGAGTGGGTGTATTCCCTCTTCCCGGTATTGAAGAACCGTGCGGCCGGACTGGCGGGCAATCTCTCGGGTGGCGAGCAGCAGATGCTGGCCATTGGGCGCGCGCTGATGGCCAAGCCCAAGGTCCTGTTGCTGGACGAACCGTCGATGGGGCTGGCGCCGTTGATCATCCAGGAAATCTTCCGCATCGTGCAGGAGATCAACAAGACCGGCATGACCGTGCTGCTGGTGGAACAGAATGTGCGCCAGGCGCTGCGCATTGCGCAACGCGGCTATGTACTGGAGACCGGCAAGATCGTGCTGGAGGATAGCGGCGCCAATCTGCTGGGCAATCCCAAGGTGGTGGAAGCCTACCTGGGTGGTTGA
- a CDS encoding alpha/beta hydrolase domain-containing protein — translation MKTTITLLTALLGAAAMEQAHAAGATLKPAGYIEQLEITQTADAFGGATPAGAAGPYQLVSGIVHGKLDAHHPDNAMITDLDKAPRDAHGYVSYTTDFVILRPKSAAQARRVLFYDVANRGRKLAEEFFIGGKSLRNGPAPGDNYPSLLRAGYTIVWSGWQGDLKQSGAAIDGALGTRFPVVANKDGSAITGLSREEYIPDFHQGHKEFKLAYPPASLRDKSQVSFTVRQTWRNGQGQQDYQAPSAPVTEWHYEPKADGSVSVVFTPPSAVPGPAGTSVPADQGSIYSFVYPASHPRVMAIGFAAVRDLVSFLRDASADAKGAANPLNDMKDAACVSQQACTAHDKRNFDLTIGEGISQSGRFMRDFLYMGFNKNAQGNKVFDGMIAIIPGGRRTWINERFSQPGRWSKGHEEHWMPGDQFPFAYNVMQDPVSGVTDGLLKQCSASMTCPKIMQIDGSFEWWGGRGALVVTDGAGKDLTLPDNVRYYLISGTQHAGGPGIKNGVVKQNGQDSMCQFPPSPVTQAPVLRAMIPAMENWLAKGQLPPPSRYPTVSDGTAVTPDQASVGFPALDNVLAPLANAAGTVRPTELHLSYSGIHNPLAVTDYRAAIPVADPTRPYRILVPKVDADGNELGGIAQPEVAVPLATYTGWNLRAAGHAQGETCSSLGSAIPFAVSGATRSSSDPRPALDQRYQGRADYAAQVKAAGDRLVQEGYLLPLDAEHIFAAHARQVSPQLIPQP, via the coding sequence ATGAAAACCACCATCACCTTGCTCACCGCCCTCCTCGGCGCGGCTGCCATGGAACAGGCCCACGCCGCCGGCGCGACACTCAAGCCAGCCGGCTATATCGAGCAGCTCGAGATCACCCAGACCGCGGACGCCTTTGGCGGGGCCACGCCGGCCGGCGCAGCCGGTCCCTACCAGCTGGTCTCGGGCATCGTGCATGGAAAGCTCGACGCCCATCATCCCGACAACGCGATGATTACCGATCTCGACAAGGCGCCAAGGGATGCCCATGGTTATGTCTCCTATACGACGGACTTCGTGATCCTGCGCCCCAAGTCAGCCGCCCAGGCGCGCCGCGTACTCTTCTATGACGTGGCCAATCGCGGTCGCAAGTTGGCCGAGGAATTCTTCATCGGCGGCAAATCTTTGCGCAATGGCCCCGCCCCCGGCGACAACTACCCTTCCCTGCTGCGAGCCGGCTATACCATCGTCTGGAGCGGCTGGCAGGGCGACCTGAAGCAATCAGGGGCAGCCATCGACGGCGCGCTGGGCACACGGTTCCCGGTGGTCGCCAACAAGGACGGCTCGGCCATCACCGGCTTGAGCCGCGAAGAATACATCCCCGATTTCCATCAGGGGCACAAGGAATTCAAGCTCGCCTACCCTCCAGCCTCCCTACGCGACAAGTCGCAGGTCAGCTTCACCGTGCGCCAGACCTGGCGCAACGGACAGGGCCAGCAAGACTACCAGGCGCCCTCCGCCCCCGTGACTGAGTGGCATTACGAGCCCAAGGCGGATGGCAGCGTGAGTGTGGTCTTCACGCCGCCCTCGGCAGTGCCCGGCCCGGCTGGCACAAGCGTGCCGGCCGACCAGGGCAGCATCTACAGTTTCGTCTATCCGGCCAGCCATCCCCGGGTGATGGCCATCGGTTTTGCGGCCGTGCGTGATCTGGTGAGCTTCCTGCGCGATGCGTCGGCCGATGCCAAGGGTGCGGCCAATCCCCTCAACGACATGAAAGACGCCGCCTGCGTCAGCCAGCAGGCTTGCACGGCGCACGACAAGCGTAATTTCGACTTGACCATTGGTGAAGGGATCTCACAGTCGGGCCGCTTCATGCGCGACTTCCTCTACATGGGATTCAACAAGAACGCGCAGGGAAACAAGGTCTTCGACGGGATGATCGCCATCATCCCGGGTGGACGCCGCACCTGGATCAATGAGCGTTTTTCGCAACCGGGCCGCTGGTCCAAGGGTCACGAAGAACACTGGATGCCGGGCGACCAGTTCCCCTTCGCCTACAACGTCATGCAAGATCCGGTCAGTGGCGTGACCGATGGCTTGCTCAAGCAATGCAGCGCCAGCATGACCTGCCCGAAGATCATGCAGATCGATGGCAGCTTTGAATGGTGGGGTGGTCGTGGCGCACTGGTGGTCACCGATGGTGCGGGCAAGGACCTGACCTTGCCGGACAACGTGCGCTACTACCTGATCTCCGGCACCCAGCATGCAGGCGGGCCTGGCATCAAGAACGGCGTAGTGAAGCAGAACGGCCAGGACAGCATGTGCCAATTCCCGCCTAGCCCGGTGACCCAGGCGCCAGTGCTGCGGGCCATGATTCCGGCGATGGAAAACTGGCTGGCGAAGGGACAGTTGCCACCGCCCTCGCGCTATCCGACCGTGAGTGACGGCACGGCGGTCACGCCTGACCAGGCCTCGGTCGGATTCCCTGCGCTGGACAATGTGCTGGCGCCACTGGCCAATGCCGCAGGAACAGTAAGGCCCACAGAACTGCATCTGTCCTATAGCGGCATCCACAATCCGCTCGCCGTCACCGACTATCGCGCTGCGATACCGGTAGCCGATCCCACGCGGCCGTATCGCATCCTGGTGCCGAAGGTCGATGCCGATGGTAATGAACTGGGCGGCATTGCCCAGCCTGAAGTGGCGGTCCCTCTAGCAACCTATACGGGATGGAACCTGCGCGCTGCCGGTCATGCGCAAGGGGAAACCTGCTCTTCTCTGGGCAGTGCGATTCCCTTCGCCGTGAGCGGCGCGACCAGGAGCAGCAGCGATCCCCGGCCTGCACTCGACCAGCGCTACCAGGGCCGCGCCGACTATGCTGCGCAGGTCAAGGCAGCCGGCGACAGACTGGTACAGGAAGGCTATCTGCTGCCACTGGATGCCGAACACATCTTTGCCGCGCACGCCAGGCAGGTATCACCGCAACTGATCCCGCAACCCTGA
- the pbpC gene encoding penicillin-binding protein 1C has product MTARKSSTGALCALVLALLMPVAAHAVPSFKEVQRDFLPSEASLLDRNGELLQRMRINMDERKLAWVRLEDVSPALRHALIASEDRRFYQHSGIDWSAVAASAWGNLWNSKTRGASTITMQLAGLIYDDLRRKSGARSLTQKVSQAWIAQSLERNWRKDQILEAYLNLVAFRGELVGVHALSRIMFGKHPSGLDQGEAAIAVALIRAPNATPRRVADRACAILKEEGPGEQCNGMDGRTELALARVSAKRDLPGTSDAPQLAPHLARKLLSAPGQQLRSTLDARLQRFATQALRHQLAGLADRNIEDGAIIVIDNATGDVLAWVGSSGPLSAAANVDGVVAQRQAGSTLKPFLYELAIEKKWLTAASLLDDSPVNLATSAGLYIPQNYDKQYKGLVSLRTSLGSSLNIPAVRTLVMVTPERFFRRLQALGFNLRESGDYYGYSLALGSADVTLANLANAYRVLANQGRYTPLRTRLDEARTPARATQVMDADAAYIVGDILSDRSARARTFGLENALSTRIWTAVKTGTSKDMRDNWCVGYSTRYTVGVWVGNASGAPMWDVSGVTGAAPVWQEVMQYLHERGRNGGREAGNGPPAKPAGVQAQMIRYEQEVEAARTEYFLPGTAQAEIRLAHARDIRPAITYPTAGMLAALDPDIPPARQRIRFRAQGVPAGSRWVLDGKLMPQEVMQAGRVKAQKVSTNASASGEEELGFDWMPWPGKHVLVLQDKGGQELDRVRFEVRGAVARPEEKRRR; this is encoded by the coding sequence ATGACTGCACGCAAGTCCAGCACCGGCGCACTGTGTGCGCTGGTGCTGGCGCTGCTCATGCCCGTGGCGGCCCATGCCGTGCCCTCGTTCAAGGAAGTGCAGCGCGACTTCCTGCCGTCCGAGGCCAGCCTGCTGGACCGCAACGGCGAGCTGCTGCAGCGCATGCGCATCAACATGGACGAGCGCAAGCTGGCCTGGGTCAGGCTGGAAGACGTCTCGCCCGCCTTGCGCCATGCGCTGATCGCCTCGGAAGACCGGCGTTTCTACCAGCACAGCGGCATCGACTGGAGCGCCGTGGCAGCCTCGGCCTGGGGTAATTTGTGGAATTCGAAGACACGCGGCGCCTCCACCATCACGATGCAACTGGCGGGTTTGATCTATGACGATCTGCGCCGCAAGTCCGGGGCGCGTTCGCTCACGCAAAAGGTGTCGCAGGCGTGGATTGCGCAATCGCTGGAGCGCAACTGGCGCAAGGACCAGATCCTGGAAGCCTATCTCAACCTGGTGGCCTTCCGGGGGGAGCTGGTCGGCGTGCATGCACTGTCGCGCATCATGTTCGGCAAGCATCCGAGTGGACTCGACCAGGGTGAAGCCGCCATCGCAGTGGCGCTGATTCGTGCGCCCAATGCGACGCCCCGCCGCGTGGCCGACCGCGCCTGCGCCATCTTGAAGGAAGAGGGCCCGGGCGAGCAGTGCAATGGCATGGATGGCCGCACCGAACTGGCCTTGGCGCGGGTCTCGGCCAAGCGCGATCTGCCCGGGACCAGCGACGCACCGCAACTGGCTCCGCACCTGGCGCGCAAGCTCTTGAGTGCACCGGGGCAGCAATTGCGCTCCACCCTCGATGCCCGCTTGCAGCGCTTTGCCACGCAGGCCTTGCGCCATCAGCTGGCAGGGCTGGCCGATCGCAATATCGAGGATGGCGCCATCATCGTCATCGACAACGCCACGGGCGACGTGCTGGCCTGGGTCGGTTCCAGCGGCCCGCTCTCGGCAGCGGCCAATGTGGATGGCGTGGTGGCGCAGCGGCAGGCAGGTTCGACCTTGAAGCCCTTCCTCTACGAACTGGCCATCGAAAAGAAATGGCTGACGGCCGCCTCCTTGCTGGACGATTCCCCCGTCAATCTGGCCACCTCCGCCGGGCTCTACATTCCGCAGAATTACGACAAACAATACAAGGGGCTGGTGAGCCTGCGCACTTCGCTGGGTTCATCGCTGAACATCCCGGCCGTGCGCACGCTGGTGATGGTGACGCCCGAGCGTTTCTTCCGTCGCCTTCAGGCACTGGGTTTCAACCTGCGCGAGAGTGGCGATTACTACGGCTACAGCCTGGCGCTGGGCAGTGCCGACGTGACGCTGGCCAATCTGGCCAATGCCTATCGCGTGCTGGCCAACCAGGGTCGCTACACACCTTTGCGCACGCGGCTCGACGAAGCGCGCACGCCAGCGCGCGCCACGCAGGTGATGGACGCCGACGCGGCCTACATCGTCGGCGACATTCTCTCCGACCGCAGTGCGCGTGCGCGGACCTTCGGCCTGGAGAATGCACTGTCCACGCGCATCTGGACCGCGGTCAAGACCGGCACCTCCAAGGATATGCGTGACAACTGGTGTGTTGGCTACTCCACGCGTTATACCGTAGGGGTATGGGTCGGCAATGCATCGGGGGCGCCGATGTGGGATGTCTCGGGCGTGACGGGCGCCGCGCCGGTGTGGCAGGAGGTGATGCAGTACCTGCATGAACGCGGACGCAACGGTGGACGTGAGGCCGGCAACGGCCCTCCAGCCAAGCCCGCTGGCGTGCAGGCGCAGATGATCCGATATGAGCAGGAGGTGGAAGCCGCCCGCACCGAATATTTCTTGCCCGGTACCGCGCAGGCCGAGATCCGGCTTGCCCACGCGCGCGACATCCGTCCCGCCATTACCTATCCGACCGCAGGCATGCTGGCCGCGCTGGATCCGGATATCCCACCGGCACGGCAGCGCATCCGTTTTCGCGCGCAGGGGGTGCCAGCGGGTAGCCGTTGGGTGCTGGATGGCAAGCTGATGCCGCAGGAAGTCATGCAGGCGGGCAGGGTGAAGGCGCAGAAGGTCAGCACCAACGCATCGGCCTCGGGTGAGGAAGAACTGGGCTTTGACTGGATGCCTTGGCCGGGCAAGCATGTGCTGGTGTTGCAGGACAAGGGCGGCCAGGAACTGGATAGGGTGCGGTTTGAGGTGCGTGGGGCGGTGGCCCGACCGGAAGAGAAGCGGCGGCGCTGA